One genomic window of Bacteroidota bacterium includes the following:
- a CDS encoding CoA pyrophosphatase, translating into MDFDTLYDRVKKIDSDKLPGQESQFKMVPSIRPKISWEEVYETKPTLASVLLLVYPDGEDNSKFVLIQRKEYNGAHSAQISLPGGKLEEDENELEAALRETYEEIGVDSGEIEVVTPLSKVWVSPSKFLVTPFLGILKEKPSFVKDSYEVEEIIEVNMTEFLDDTCICEEIVSSNYVQNLKVPAFRLGDRVVWGATAMILSEFRDAVI; encoded by the coding sequence ATGGATTTTGATACACTATATGATCGTGTAAAGAAAATAGATTCAGATAAGCTTCCGGGTCAGGAGTCACAATTTAAAATGGTGCCTTCAATTAGACCAAAAATATCGTGGGAAGAGGTTTATGAAACCAAACCTACTTTAGCGTCTGTTCTTCTGTTAGTGTATCCTGATGGAGAAGATAATAGTAAATTTGTACTTATTCAAAGAAAAGAATACAATGGAGCTCATTCTGCACAAATAAGTCTACCCGGAGGAAAGCTTGAGGAGGATGAAAATGAATTGGAAGCTGCATTGAGAGAAACTTATGAGGAAATTGGTGTTGATTCGGGAGAAATAGAGGTTGTAACCCCACTTAGCAAAGTATGGGTTTCGCCCAGTAAATTTCTGGTAACACCTTTTTTGGGGATATTAAAAGAAAAGCCCAGCTTTGTTAAGGACAGTTATGAGGTGGAAGAGATAATAGAAGTAAATATGACAGAATTTTTGGATGATACATGTATATGTGAAGAAATAGTTAGTAGTAATTATGTTCAGAATCTGAAAGTTCCGGCATTTAGGTTGGGCGATAGAGTTGTTTGGGGAGCTACTGCGATGATACTTAGTGAGTTTCGTGATGCTGTTATATGA
- a CDS encoding peptidylprolyl isomerase: MRIVWALIFFASVLTSCNTETKKKNKSVPKKVKIVKKKTVLTNENAVDFLTKYGKEHPETIIEISTNYGDMQVKLYEDTPLHRANFLYLINEKYYNGTFFHRVVKGFMIQAGNTDNWGTSGKRAKIGTYKLPAEIKANRFHKKGALAASRSYVDNPDKLTFPFEFYIVQGHTFDKQTMDMVEEQYKKKISTEQRKEYYRIGGTPHLDGEHTVFGEVIEGFDTIDKIASVQTDKGEWPEINVVIQMRIIK, encoded by the coding sequence ATGAGAATAGTATGGGCTTTAATTTTCTTCGCTTCTGTATTAACTTCATGTAATACTGAAACAAAGAAAAAAAATAAAAGTGTACCAAAGAAAGTAAAAATCGTAAAAAAGAAAACTGTTCTTACAAATGAAAATGCTGTTGATTTTTTGACAAAATACGGCAAAGAACACCCGGAAACAATTATTGAGATTAGCACAAATTACGGCGATATGCAGGTTAAACTCTATGAGGATACACCTCTGCACAGAGCTAATTTTTTATACCTGATCAACGAGAAATACTATAACGGAACATTTTTCCACAGAGTGGTAAAAGGTTTCATGATTCAGGCCGGGAACACAGACAACTGGGGAACAAGCGGCAAAAGAGCTAAAATTGGCACCTACAAGCTGCCGGCAGAAATAAAAGCAAATCGTTTTCATAAAAAAGGAGCATTAGCTGCTTCGAGAAGCTATGTTGATAATCCTGACAAACTTACTTTCCCCTTTGAGTTTTATATTGTTCAGGGACATACTTTCGATAAACAAACTATGGATATGGTTGAAGAACAATACAAGAAAAAAATAAGTACTGAACAACGAAAAGAATATTATAGAATTGGAGGCACACCACACCTCGACGGTGAACATACCGTATTTGGAGAAGTAATTGAAGGTTTCGATACTATCGACAAAATAGCATCGGTTCAAACTGACAAGGGAGAGTGGCCCGAAATTAATGTTGTAATACAGATGAGAATCATTAAATAA
- a CDS encoding trypsin-like peptidase domain-containing protein: MKYPKIKLLCFAFLMVNISFGQTLSEQYDKVSKSVVQVIVKSETNKGIGDPYEKIVSGGLGTGVLVSKTGEIITAAHVVSNASEIEIIYKDGTTSAASIEKISNTGDVALLIADKVSQNSTIAKFGNSDEVKIGDNIYIIGFPMGLEYSLSSGIISGIHHDKLKIEEGVSMEFFQTDAAINTGNSGGPMFNQKGEVIGIISSILSRSGGFEGIGFASTSNLTNNLLYKQERFWFGVDGDFIQGTLAEVLNIPQDAALMISSVTPNSPAYFLGLRGGYLNTKIGEKDFLLGGDIILSIEDISLDTPEHVSNIWKILGEKKQFDEVRFKILRSGHIKEYVWKVK; this comes from the coding sequence ATGAAATATCCTAAAATAAAACTACTATGTTTTGCCTTTTTAATGGTAAATATATCATTTGGTCAAACTCTTTCTGAACAATACGATAAAGTAAGTAAGTCAGTGGTTCAGGTTATTGTAAAGTCTGAAACAAACAAAGGTATAGGTGATCCTTATGAGAAAATCGTTTCAGGAGGATTGGGCACAGGAGTATTAGTGAGTAAAACAGGAGAAATAATTACTGCGGCTCATGTAGTTTCAAATGCAAGTGAAATAGAAATTATATATAAAGACGGTACAACATCAGCAGCCTCGATAGAAAAAATTTCTAATACAGGAGATGTAGCTCTGCTAATAGCTGATAAAGTTTCTCAAAATTCAACTATTGCTAAATTCGGTAATTCTGATGAGGTTAAAATTGGTGACAACATATATATTATAGGGTTTCCTATGGGACTGGAATACTCATTATCGAGTGGAATAATCAGTGGCATACATCATGATAAACTAAAAATAGAAGAAGGTGTAAGTATGGAGTTTTTTCAAACTGATGCGGCTATAAATACCGGGAACTCAGGAGGTCCTATGTTTAATCAAAAAGGCGAAGTAATTGGAATAATAAGTTCTATACTGTCACGATCGGGAGGCTTTGAAGGAATTGGGTTTGCATCTACTTCAAATCTGACAAATAATCTACTTTACAAACAGGAAAGATTCTGGTTTGGTGTTGATGGAGACTTCATACAAGGAACTTTGGCAGAAGTTTTAAATATCCCGCAGGATGCAGCGCTGATGATTTCATCCGTAACGCCTAATTCTCCAGCCTACTTTTTAGGATTGAGAGGAGGCTACTTAAATACAAAAATCGGTGAAAAAGATTTTTTATTGGGTGGTGATATCATCCTGTCGATAGAAGATATTTCTCTTGATACTCCCGAACATGTTTCAAATATTTGGAAAATATTAGGAGAGAAAAAACAATTCGATGAGGTTAGGTTCAAAATTTTGAGATCAGGACACATCAAAGAATATGTTTGGAAAGTAAAATAA
- a CDS encoding DUF2975 domain-containing protein — translation MSEKYSFIKAVSLLLKAIWYIQWLFIGILIVFAITIFSNPSFVDLDKLTGFNVEYKKIELPGSVIAPEIEKRDVYISNGEGRLHIAGFKSNYVLYRLAGVFLQLFIFMLIIHYLRELFKNMGNNNFFIIQNGEFIKKISYLVIAIDVVPNLLYYFINLHIKNTLNLEGIIFKSKFNFDFHTILLGLLILAISQVFFEGNKLREENELTI, via the coding sequence ATGTCTGAAAAATATTCTTTTATTAAAGCTGTTTCCCTGCTATTAAAGGCCATTTGGTACATACAATGGCTATTTATCGGAATTCTTATTGTTTTTGCAATTACCATTTTTTCTAATCCGTCGTTTGTTGATTTAGACAAACTAACCGGATTTAATGTGGAATATAAAAAAATCGAACTTCCGGGATCTGTCATTGCTCCGGAAATCGAAAAACGCGATGTTTACATATCAAATGGTGAGGGCAGGCTCCATATAGCAGGTTTTAAAAGCAACTATGTATTATACAGATTAGCGGGAGTATTTCTTCAGTTATTCATTTTTATGTTGATAATTCACTATCTGCGTGAATTATTTAAAAACATGGGAAATAACAATTTTTTCATTATACAAAACGGAGAATTTATTAAAAAAATATCATATCTGGTTATTGCTATTGATGTAGTTCCAAATTTATTATACTACTTTATAAATTTACATATTAAAAACACCCTTAATCTTGAAGGAATTATTTTCAAAAGTAAGTTTAACTTCGATTTTCACACAATATTACTCGGTTTGTTAATACTTGCTATATCGCAGGTGTTTTTCGAAGGAAACAAGCTAAGAGAAGAAAATGAATTAACGATCTAA
- a CDS encoding helix-turn-helix transcriptional regulator, with protein sequence MPIVTNLDVMLAKRKMSLTELSERIGITMANLSILKKGKAKAIRFSTLVAICDTLDCQPGDILEYIPDDTN encoded by the coding sequence ATGCCAATAGTAACAAACCTTGATGTAATGCTTGCCAAGCGCAAGATGTCATTAACCGAACTTTCGGAACGAATAGGCATAACTATGGCCAACCTTTCTATACTAAAAAAAGGAAAAGCCAAGGCTATCCGTTTTTCTACTCTTGTAGCAATCTGTGATACTCTGGACTGTCAACCCGGTGATATTCTTGAATATATTCCGGATGATACAAATTAG
- a CDS encoding M1 family aminopeptidase, with amino-acid sequence MKLTKNKFALLLMLLATSVLNAKDSNPEEEKNSHQKINSEIDVHNSYIKVTDSLYVVNSNFEDKSLKFSLNENLKLKVLNKGLKLKSLGKTSEEDSYINYEINAKKLSDKKTLIVLEYEGVINDEIKSGAAEYARGFSETQGMISKKGIYMGGSTYWTPSFGENTLSSFELTVKIDSSYNIVSQGQRTINKVEGDKRTVKYSSPEPMDEVYLIGAQWKEYSMPAGKVEVQAFLRTPDDKLAYKYLGVTSGYLKMYETLIGEYPYTKFALVENFWETGYGMPSFTLLGEKVIRFPWILFSSYPHELLHNYWGNSVFVDYSEGNWCEGITAYMADHLMAEQKGGGAVYRRNTLQKFTDYVNEENDFPVKEFLNRNNSAQEAVGYGKSLMANNMLRLYLGDNVFVKSYQHFYENNKFRKASFTDIKNSFETVSGKDLDAFFDQWINRTGAPTLKISDINVKSDNGSYNLKFKLNQVQKEEAFDIKVPVAIYLEGANEVIWKTASMDKKEHIYEFALDKKPLKIEVDPQFNLMRRLNRKEVPSSLSQVFGNTQSTLILPGKSANLEAYKAMAETWKKTQESQGKNATIVLDSDLEKLPADQAVWVLGFENKFNTKELQTNYADYLGTEKIEQIKSLSTNGSLVYSTPNTANINYSVGFVGANSDEAVAALTRKLLHYGKYGYLGFEGDEANNVLKGSLPALDSPLNVKISDGETQAKLNPRKALYESQQKGGRPRN; translated from the coding sequence ATGAAACTAACAAAAAATAAGTTTGCCCTGCTACTGATGTTGCTGGCAACTTCGGTTTTGAACGCTAAAGATTCTAATCCCGAAGAAGAGAAAAACTCTCATCAAAAAATAAATTCAGAAATCGACGTACATAATTCTTATATTAAGGTTACTGATTCGCTATACGTCGTCAACTCCAATTTTGAAGATAAATCTCTGAAGTTTTCATTAAACGAAAACCTGAAGTTAAAGGTACTTAACAAAGGATTAAAACTTAAATCGCTTGGGAAAACTTCGGAAGAAGACTCTTATATTAACTATGAAATAAATGCAAAAAAGTTATCCGATAAAAAAACACTTATTGTTTTAGAATACGAAGGTGTTATTAATGACGAAATTAAAAGCGGCGCAGCAGAGTATGCCCGCGGATTTAGCGAAACTCAGGGAATGATCTCAAAAAAAGGGATTTACATGGGAGGATCTACCTACTGGACACCTTCATTTGGAGAAAACACCTTAAGTTCTTTCGAATTAACTGTAAAAATAGATTCGTCGTACAATATTGTTTCACAGGGACAAAGAACAATAAACAAAGTAGAAGGTGACAAAAGAACTGTAAAATACTCTTCTCCCGAGCCAATGGACGAAGTTTACCTTATTGGTGCACAGTGGAAAGAATATTCAATGCCTGCCGGTAAAGTTGAAGTTCAGGCATTTTTAAGAACTCCCGATGATAAACTAGCATACAAATATTTAGGTGTTACAAGCGGATACCTAAAAATGTATGAAACTTTAATTGGTGAATACCCATATACAAAATTTGCCTTAGTAGAAAACTTCTGGGAAACGGGTTACGGAATGCCTTCTTTTACCCTTTTAGGAGAAAAAGTTATCCGTTTCCCTTGGATTCTGTTTTCATCATATCCTCATGAATTATTGCACAACTATTGGGGGAACAGTGTATTTGTTGACTACTCTGAAGGAAACTGGTGCGAAGGAATTACAGCATATATGGCAGATCACCTGATGGCAGAACAAAAAGGCGGTGGAGCAGTTTACAGAAGAAATACCCTTCAAAAATTTACAGATTATGTAAATGAGGAAAACGACTTTCCGGTAAAAGAGTTCCTAAACAGAAATAACTCGGCTCAGGAAGCTGTTGGTTACGGAAAATCATTAATGGCAAACAATATGCTACGCCTCTATCTGGGAGATAATGTATTTGTAAAATCATATCAGCATTTCTACGAAAACAATAAATTCAGAAAAGCATCTTTTACTGATATTAAAAATAGTTTTGAAACTGTTTCAGGTAAAGACCTGGACGCATTCTTCGATCAGTGGATAAACCGTACAGGAGCTCCTACTCTTAAAATTTCTGATATTAATGTAAAATCTGATAATGGAAGTTATAATCTTAAATTCAAACTTAATCAAGTTCAAAAAGAAGAAGCATTCGATATTAAAGTACCGGTAGCTATTTATCTTGAAGGAGCAAATGAGGTAATATGGAAAACAGCCTCAATGGACAAAAAGGAGCATATTTACGAATTTGCTTTAGATAAAAAACCTTTAAAAATTGAAGTTGATCCTCAGTTTAACTTAATGAGAAGACTTAACAGAAAAGAAGTTCCTTCTTCTTTGTCGCAGGTATTTGGAAATACACAATCTACTTTGATTTTACCTGGTAAAAGTGCAAACCTTGAAGCTTACAAAGCTATGGCTGAAACATGGAAAAAGACTCAAGAATCTCAAGGAAAAAATGCAACAATAGTATTAGATAGCGACCTTGAAAAGCTTCCTGCCGATCAGGCTGTTTGGGTATTAGGATTCGAAAACAAATTCAACACTAAGGAATTACAAACTAATTATGCCGATTATCTGGGAACAGAGAAAATTGAACAGATTAAATCATTGAGTACGAACGGATCATTGGTTTACTCTACTCCAAACACGGCTAACATTAATTATAGCGTTGGTTTTGTAGGTGCCAATTCTGACGAAGCTGTTGCTGCATTAACAAGAAAGCTTTTACACTATGGTAAGTATGGATATTTAGGATTTGAAGGAGACGAAGCAAATAATGTTCTCAAAGGTTCTCTACCGGCTTTAGATTCTCCTCTTAATGTAAAAATATCTGATGGAGAAACTCAGGCAAAATTAAACCCTAGAAAAGCACTTTACGAAAGTCAACAAAAAGGAGGAAGACCAAGAAATTAA